Part of the Flavobacterium sp. MDT1-60 genome, CCTGCCAATCAGAGATTTGGTCGTTATCCCAGTCTTTTGCTGTATCCCAGGAAGCTGTTTTGCCATCTATAATGAGGCAGATGTCTACAGCAAAACCATAATTGTGAATAGATTGACCGCCTTTGGCATTCGTAACTTTTTTACCAGGCTTGGTTCGGCCAAAAGCATAAAGATCCTCTTGCTCCTGAAAAGATCGCAGGCCTTGTGTAATGCGAACTTTTGCTCTTCCGTTTAAAGCAAGATCACATTCCCCGATAATTTTGGTAACTTCTTCCCTGACCGAAGGATGAAGCAAATCAATGTGTTTTTTTGTTGTTTGATCCATATTTATATTTATTAATGATTTCAATTTTGAGAATAAAAAGCCTTTCCCGATTGTTTAGGAAACAATCACGGTTTTAATTAACAAGTAAGATTTTTGTGTTTTGAAATT contains:
- a CDS encoding M15 family metallopeptidase, coding for MDQTTKKHIDLLHPSVREEVTKIIGECDLALNGRAKVRITQGLRSFQEQEDLYAFGRTKPGKKVTNAKGGQSIHNYGFAVDICLIIDGKTASWDTAKDWDNDQISDWQECVKVFAKYNWNWGGDWKTFKDLPHFDKKGYSEWKVLSKLKRDKKNYVILYK